In the genome of Monodelphis domestica isolate mMonDom1 chromosome 2, mMonDom1.pri, whole genome shotgun sequence, one region contains:
- the RGS13 gene encoding regulator of G-protein signaling 13, protein MSTRVCWLCNKGRKKSNGISSNLTLEEVLQWAESFEKLMATKYGPGIYATYLKMEHSDENMKFWMACETYKKSASRFSRASKAKKLYRTYIQPQAPREINIDSPTREAIIKNIQEPSPNCFDEAQKIVYMHMERDSYPRFLRSKLYQNLIESLQMDCHP, encoded by the exons ATGAGCACAAGAGTGTGCTGGCTGTgtaataaaggcagaaaaaaatccAATGGGATCTCTTCAAA CCTTACTCTAGAAGAAGTGCTCCAGTGGGCCGAGTCTTTTGAAAAATTGATGGCAACAAAAT ATGGTCCAGGAATCTATGCAACATACTTAAAAATGGAGCACAGCGATGAGAACATGAAATTCTGGATGGCATGTGAAACATACAAAAAAAGTGCATCACGATTTAGCAGGGCATCTAAGGCCAAGAAACTTTACAGGACTTATATTCAACCGCAGGCTCCTAGAGAG attaacATTGACAGTCCCACCAGAGAAGCCATCATTAAGAACATTCAAGAACCctctccaaattgttttgatgaggcTCAAAAAATTGTGTACATGCATATGGAAAGAGATTCCTATCCCCGATTCCTAAGGTCAAAATTATACCAAAACCTCATTGAAAGCCTGCAGATGGATTGCCACCCCTGA